The window TGTCCACTTCATCACCCAGCTTCTTGGCCACGGAGGAACGCACTGCCCGCTCCAGGGTATCGATGAGGAGATCTTTGTGAATTCCTCTGTCTTTGCTGATTTGCTCAATAGCCTTGCGCAGTTCGGCGCTCATGTCGTCCTCCAGGATAATATCGAGGTTGAGCCGCCTTCGGCGACCCAACAGTACAAAGCATCAGTCATCAGTATGTCTGGACATCTTCCGTTCATGCTAAGCGAAGGTGTATCTGATCTCGTGGCAAAAAAAAGACAGGCCAAAGCGGAATGGGCAGCTTGGCGCACAGCTCGATCCCGTGTGATCCGCTTCGGAAACAGGCGTTGTTTCAGATTTCTTGATCAAAATGTATGGATAAGATGAATTTTCTTGATTTGGTTCCAGTCCAGTTCCACCGCCGTGTCGCTTTCCCTCAAGGTGACCATCGTGCCGTCAGCCGCGGACAACTCACCGCGATAGGCTTTCCGCCCATCCATGGGCTCGTGCAGCTGCACCTGTACGGTTCGCCCGATATAGGCAGGAAGCTGTTCCGGCTTGAAGAAACGGCGCTCCAGTCCCGGTGAGGAGACCTCAAGGGTGAATGCCCCAGGAAGTCGGTCGTCCACTTCCAGGGCCGGACCAAGCTGCCTGCTGACCATGGCGCATTGATCAATGGTCGCACCACCTTCGGCATCGATATAAATGCGAAGCAACGCTTTTCGGCCGACGGGCAGATACTCCAGCCCCCAAAGTTCCAAACCGAGGCCGTGCACAACGGGCAAGATCAAAAATTCCAGGTGATGACGGATTTCTTCCGACCGGGGCCGGGAGGAAGGAAAGGAAGTCTGCATGGCTGTCTGAAAATCCAAAAAAAAAGTGGACCACATGGCCCACCCCGTTCGTCGTCGTTGTTTTGCGGCCAAGCCGCAACCGATCAGGATGCTGCAAAAAAATGGAGCGGGCGACGGGAGTCGAACCCGCGACACCAAGCTTGGGAAGCTTGTACTCTACCAGCTGAGCTACGCCCGCCCGCGAATCGCAAACGTTCATATGCTCAAGCCCCATAAACTTGTCAAGCCTCGCCCCTTGAAAAAATGGCTTGGATTTTGCTTTGCTCAGACAACGAGGAGGACTTGCTGATGCAGACCAGTATGTACAATGCCCTGTTCGGGGCGCTGACCCAGGAGCACCGACTGGCAAACACCGCCAATAATTTGGCGAATGTGAACACCACCGGGTATAAACGCGAAACCATGGCCTTTCGGGATGTCTTTATCCGGTTTGGCCACGGCCTGCTGGACCCCATTTCCGCCATCAACGAAAAATCATTGCTTCCGGTTCCGGACGAAATGGCCCAAGCCCGGATCGCGTTGACCAATATTGATTTCAGCCAGGGATCGGTCAAGGAGACCGGCAACCCGCTGGATGTCGCACTCCAGGGAGAAGGTTTTTTCAAGGTGCGCACCCTGGAAGGTGACTTCTACACCCGCAACGGCAATTTCCATCTGACTCCGGATGGCGAACTGGTCACCAGCCAAGGTTTTCCCGTGCTGGTGGACGGCGGCCCGGTCAACCTGGAGCCCAATGCCCGTGTGATTATCGGCCCAGAGGGGGACATCCAGGCGAACGGCGATCCTGTCGGCAATTTTGAACTGGTGACCTTTGACGACCTCCAGGTCCTGGAAAAACTCGGCCAGAACATGTTCCGCCTTCGCCCCGACGTACAGGTCGCGGAGCAGCCCGCGGACAACGTCACGGTGACCCAGGGGTATCTGGAAGGTGCGAATGTGGAGGTTGTTGGCGAAATGGTCAGCATGATCGAAGCCCAACGCAGCTTTGAAGCCTACCAGAAGGTCATGCACACGGCCCAGGAGGCCGATCAGAAACTGATCCGCGAAGTCGCCTCGCCCCGATAAGTAGATGACTCACGATGCCAAGGAGGAATAACAAACCATGATGCGCTCCCTATGGACTGCGGCCTCGGGCATGATGGCCATGCAAATGAATATCGACGTGACCTCCAACAATCTGGCCAACGTCAGCACCACCGGGTTCAAGAAGAGCCGGGCGGAATTCGAAGATTTGATGTACCAGACCATGAAGATCGCCGGAGCGGCCAATGCCGCCGGAGACCGGATTCCCACGGGGCTCCAGGTGGGCATGGGCGTCCGTCCCGTGACCGTGCACAAGGAATTCACCACCGGGGCATTCCAGAACACCGGAAACCCTCTGGATCTGGCCATCGAAGGCGATGGTTTTTTTCAGGTGGATGTGAACGGCGAGTTTGCCTACACCCGGGCTGGAGCTTTCAAGCTGGACAATGAGGGTCGGGTGGTCACGGCCAACGGGTATGCCCTGCAACCGGAGTTCAATGTTCCCCAGGAAACCCAGAACATCGTCGTTACGGAGCAAGGCCGGATCGTGGCCATGGACAAGTTCGGCGAGGAATTGGACGGAATGGATATCCCGCTGTTCACCTTTGTCAACCCGCCCGGCTTGAACAGCGTCGGCCGGAATCTTTTTCTGCCCACGGAGGCGTCCGGCGACCCCATCGAGGGTGTGCCTGGTGAGGAAAACGTGGGAACCATTGCCCAGGGATTCCTGGAAGGCTCCAACGTGGACATGGTGGAGGAGATGGTCCGCCTGATTACCGGACAGCGGGCCTACGAAATCAACTCCAAGGCCATCATGACCTCCGACCAGATGCTCCAGACCGCCAACCAGATCAAGCGTTAATCCGCACCATACGGCAATAGCGGGAGCATACTCCATGCAAAACAGCCACGCTCGCCTTACTTTGTTTGTTGCCCTCTGCACGTTCGCCTGTCTGGCGGTTCTTGCCAAACCAGGCGCTGCCCAGCGCGGCTACTGGCATTACATGGTGCACCCCGTGGCCGCGGTCCAGGACGAGGTCATCCGTTTCAAGGACATTGCCGTCCCGCTGACCGATCATGGCCGATCCCAATGGGCAAATCTTTCCGAACTGACTCTTGGCCCCACTCCGGAAGGCGGCACAACCATCACTCTTTCCCAGGACCGCATGGCGCGCGTCTTGCGCGAACGTATCGGCCCCGCAGCGGCCTCCACACGCATCCCGAACCAGACCGTCATCCAGGGCGGCGGTCATGTCGTCCTGGAAGAGGACTTGCGATCCCGCGTCGTCACTTTTTTGACCCCCAAGGTTCGCTCCATGGGTGAGGAAATCACTGTCCGCGACTTTCGCCTGCCCAGCCATATTTTTCTGCCCCATGTCCAGGACACCCTGGAACTGGAAATGGCCACAGCTGCGCAACCAGGACGCAACAGCCTGCGTTTCCTGGTTCGGTCAGTGGACGGCCGGGTCGTGCGACGGGTTACCGGCACGGTCTTTTTGGACGTCTGGCAGACCGTACCCACGGCCGGGCGGCCATTAAACCGAGGCACGCCCCTGGCCCTGGACGACGTGACCTTCCAGCGCAAAAACCTGGCCTACCTGCGGGAACAGGTCTGGAATGGAGAAGGAGGACCCTGGCAGATCCGGACCCCAATAGGCATGGACCAGGTCATCTACATTTCGGCTTTGGAACCGCTCCCCGCCGTCCGTCGCGGTGAACTGATCATGCTGGTCTACGAAGGCGAGCTGGTTCGTCTGCAGATCCAGGTGCAAGCCATGGCCGACGGCGCCATTGGGGAGACCATCACGGTGCGGAACTTGCAAAACAACAATGAAGTCCTGGCCCGAATCCGCGACCACGAAACCGTGGTGGTCAGATAACCCGGATACGAGCCACGCCACCATTTCGAACCACGCAAACATCCTCACGAGGTGAACCCAATGAGCACATCAACACGCCCAGCTTGTCAGGCAGCTCTCCTCATCCTGGCAATGGTGCTTGGCCTGAGCGGCTCCGCCTGTGCTCCCGCCAGAACCCAAAGCATGCCCTCACCAATCTTGACCCAGACCGTGGATTACCCTCAGCCGGCCGAGGTGAATCCCGGTTCACTCTTCAATCCGGCCAGCGCTGAACTGCTTTTCGCGGATAACCGGGCTCGACGGGTCGGTGATATCGTCCGGATCATGGTTGTTGAGGAGAGCCGGGCCACGAACAAGGCCACGACGGATACCTCCCGGGATTCCAGCGTCAGTCTGGGCATTGAACACCTTCTGGACCAACGCCTTGTCAACGCGGGGCTGCCGGTTTTGGGCATTGAACGAGGTCAGTTCGGGGAAACCCCCTTGATCAGTGCCCGGACGTCCAATTCATTCAAAGGGGATGGAGAGACCAAACGCGAATCCACCATCACCGCCACGGTGGGAGCAAGGGTGGTCAAGACCCTTCCCAATGGATTGATGCAGGTGGAGGGCGCCCGGGAAACCCGGGTGAACAACGAAACCCAGATCATCGTCGTCCGCGGCCTGGTCCGTTCAACGGACATTGACCCGGACAACACCATCCTGTCCACGCACATGGCCGACGCAACCATCGAATTCTACGGTATGGGCATCCTGGCGGACAAACAACGCCCCGGCTGGCTGACCCGGATTCTGGATAACGTCTGGCCGTTTTAGGAAGACTTACACCCCGGCGGCATTCTGGAGGAACATGGTATGTGGAAGAATTACTGCAAGGCTTCAGCCGTCCTGACGCTTTCCTTGTTTTTTTTGCTCGGACACCTGGGAATCAACACAGCCCATGCCACCGTCCGGATCAAGGACATCGCCAGAGTGGCCGGCGATCGCACCAACCAGTTGGTGGGCTACGGCCTGGTGGTCGGCCTTTCCGGCACCGGAGACAGGAGAGGCGCGGAGTTTACCATCCAGTCCATGACCAACATGCTGGAGCGCATGGGGGTTCGCGTGGATCGATCCAGGCTGCGGGTGCGCAACGTGGCCGCGGTGATGGTTACCGCGCAAATGCCCGTTTCGTCTCGGGCCGGATCCAGCCTGGACGTTTCGGTGTCTTCGGTGGGTGACGCCTCCAGTCTGCTGGGAGGCGTATTGCTGATGACGCCCCTGCGCGGCGTGGACGGCCAGGTCTATGCCTTGGCCCAGGGCCCTTTGCTTCTCGGAGGCTTCAGTGTCGGTGGCGATGCGGCTCAGGCTCAGAAAAACATCACCACCGTGGGCCTGATCCCCAACGGCGCCACCGTGGAACGCTCGGTTCCGTTCCAGTTCAACCAGCAGGACAACGTGGTCCTGCACCTCCAAACCAACGACTTCTCCACCGCGGTCCAGGTGGTGGACCGGATCAATGCCAACTTCGGATCCCCCCTGGCACGCGCCATGGATGTCTCCACCATTGAGGTGGACATCCCGGAAATATACCAGGGCAACCTCGTGCCCTTTATCGCGGCCCTGGAGGGCCTGCCCATCACGCCGGATACGCGGGCCCGGGTCGTGGTCGATGAAAAAACCGGGACAGTGGTCGTTGGCCAGAATGTACGCTTATCCAAGGTGGCCGTGGCCCATGGCAATCTGCACATCGTGGTGGCCGAGCGGCCGGAAGTCGTCCAGCCACAACCCTTCTCCCCAGGACAAACAGTGGTGGTTCCCCGTACGGAGCTGGGCGTTCGCGAGGAGGACCGCCGCCTGACCCTGCTGGAAGGGGCCACCCTGCAAGACCTGGTCAATGGCCTGAACGCCATTGGCGCCACACCGCGGGACCTGATCTCCATCTTGCGTACCTTGAAGTCCGCGGGGGCGCTGCATGCGGAAGTGGAGGTGATCTGATGATCCCCTTGCCGGACACGAACACCATGCTGCTCGGCCACGGGCAGGACGATGTTCAGCGGCGGTTCGACGTTCTCCGCCGCCTTCGCCCAGATGATTCCGGGCAAAAAGCAGAGAAGAGCACCCCGGAGAGCGGTACTTCGGACGTTGGCCAGGAAAGCCGCCTGCGCGAGGCCAGCCAGGATTTCGAGGCCCTGTTCCTGCACCAATTGATCAAGCAGATGCGGGCCACGGTTCCTCACCATGATCCGCTACGAGGCAAGGGTGAGGAATTCTGGCAGTCACACTTTGACATGGAAATGGCCTCGGTTCTGGCGCAAAGCGGAGGCATGGGCCTTGGCGACATGATCTTCGAACAGCTCCGTCAATCCCAGGTCCAGGCCACCAGGCACAGTGAGCCGGGAAGCAAGCCCATGCCCCTCACCATTCTGGCGCCGACTCCAGCTCCATCCCCGACAGCGGCCGATGCCCTGAAAAACGAGTCGCAAACATCTCCGACCGCCTTGCACCTTGCCGCGTCCCAGGGACCATACTCCGCTTCCGGCACCCTGGGCCATCTTTTAACCGGCTCGGCTGACGCCGTGAGCATTCCCGGGACCACCAGCACCATGAACCTGGTCCGTTCCCTGGCCCGATCCATTGAGGAACGCGGTGGCGTGGTTTCCGAGCATCCTGGATCCGTCAATGGTCCCAGCGCCACCGAAAGCACCAACATCTCCCCGCCAATTCTGCCACCCATGCATTGGCCCCTGGAGGGGCGAATCAGCTCCGGCTTTGGCTGGCGCCCGGACCCATTTACCGGAGAACAGACATGGCACGCCGGTGTGGACATGGTCGCCCCTGAAGGGACGCCCATCGGCGCGGCCTGGGACGGGCGGGTGGTTTTCGTCGGTCAGCGTGGCGGGTACGGGAACATGGTCGTCCTGGAACATGCCGGAGGCTGGCGCTCCTACTATGCGCACAATAACAAAAATACGGTCAAGGTTGGGGATAAGGTTGAAGCCGGCCAAAAAATTGCCACGGTGGGCTCCACCGGCCGGTCCACCGGCCCACACCTGCACTTCGAGATCCGCCAGGGCACCACAGCCTGGAATCCAAAACAGATTCGTGATCGACTTGAGGCCGGGTTGTCTATCGGCAAACAGGTGTCGG of the Desulfonatronum thioautotrophicum genome contains:
- the flgA gene encoding flagellar basal body P-ring formation chaperone FlgA produces the protein MQNSHARLTLFVALCTFACLAVLAKPGAAQRGYWHYMVHPVAAVQDEVIRFKDIAVPLTDHGRSQWANLSELTLGPTPEGGTTITLSQDRMARVLRERIGPAAASTRIPNQTVIQGGGHVVLEEDLRSRVVTFLTPKVRSMGEEITVRDFRLPSHIFLPHVQDTLELEMATAAQPGRNSLRFLVRSVDGRVVRRVTGTVFLDVWQTVPTAGRPLNRGTPLALDDVTFQRKNLAYLREQVWNGEGGPWQIRTPIGMDQVIYISALEPLPAVRRGELIMLVYEGELVRLQIQVQAMADGAIGETITVRNLQNNNEVLARIRDHETVVVR
- a CDS encoding flagellar basal body L-ring protein FlgH, coding for MVLGLSGSACAPARTQSMPSPILTQTVDYPQPAEVNPGSLFNPASAELLFADNRARRVGDIVRIMVVEESRATNKATTDTSRDSSVSLGIEHLLDQRLVNAGLPVLGIERGQFGETPLISARTSNSFKGDGETKRESTITATVGARVVKTLPNGLMQVEGARETRVNNETQIIVVRGLVRSTDIDPDNTILSTHMADATIEFYGMGILADKQRPGWLTRILDNVWPF
- a CDS encoding flagellar basal body P-ring protein FlgI; protein product: MWKNYCKASAVLTLSLFFLLGHLGINTAHATVRIKDIARVAGDRTNQLVGYGLVVGLSGTGDRRGAEFTIQSMTNMLERMGVRVDRSRLRVRNVAAVMVTAQMPVSSRAGSSLDVSVSSVGDASSLLGGVLLMTPLRGVDGQVYALAQGPLLLGGFSVGGDAAQAQKNITTVGLIPNGATVERSVPFQFNQQDNVVLHLQTNDFSTAVQVVDRINANFGSPLARAMDVSTIEVDIPEIYQGNLVPFIAALEGLPITPDTRARVVVDEKTGTVVVGQNVRLSKVAVAHGNLHIVVAERPEVVQPQPFSPGQTVVVPRTELGVREEDRRLTLLEGATLQDLVNGLNAIGATPRDLISILRTLKSAGALHAEVEVI
- the flgF gene encoding flagellar basal-body rod protein FlgF yields the protein MQTSMYNALFGALTQEHRLANTANNLANVNTTGYKRETMAFRDVFIRFGHGLLDPISAINEKSLLPVPDEMAQARIALTNIDFSQGSVKETGNPLDVALQGEGFFKVRTLEGDFYTRNGNFHLTPDGELVTSQGFPVLVDGGPVNLEPNARVIIGPEGDIQANGDPVGNFELVTFDDLQVLEKLGQNMFRLRPDVQVAEQPADNVTVTQGYLEGANVEVVGEMVSMIEAQRSFEAYQKVMHTAQEADQKLIREVASPR
- the rimP gene encoding ribosome maturation factor RimP, which encodes MQTSFPSSRPRSEEIRHHLEFLILPVVHGLGLELWGLEYLPVGRKALLRIYIDAEGGATIDQCAMVSRQLGPALEVDDRLPGAFTLEVSSPGLERRFFKPEQLPAYIGRTVQVQLHEPMDGRKAYRGELSAADGTMVTLRESDTAVELDWNQIKKIHLIHTF
- the flgG gene encoding flagellar basal-body rod protein FlgG, producing MMRSLWTAASGMMAMQMNIDVTSNNLANVSTTGFKKSRAEFEDLMYQTMKIAGAANAAGDRIPTGLQVGMGVRPVTVHKEFTTGAFQNTGNPLDLAIEGDGFFQVDVNGEFAYTRAGAFKLDNEGRVVTANGYALQPEFNVPQETQNIVVTEQGRIVAMDKFGEELDGMDIPLFTFVNPPGLNSVGRNLFLPTEASGDPIEGVPGEENVGTIAQGFLEGSNVDMVEEMVRLITGQRAYEINSKAIMTSDQMLQTANQIKR
- a CDS encoding peptidoglycan DD-metalloendopeptidase family protein translates to MIPLPDTNTMLLGHGQDDVQRRFDVLRRLRPDDSGQKAEKSTPESGTSDVGQESRLREASQDFEALFLHQLIKQMRATVPHHDPLRGKGEEFWQSHFDMEMASVLAQSGGMGLGDMIFEQLRQSQVQATRHSEPGSKPMPLTILAPTPAPSPTAADALKNESQTSPTALHLAASQGPYSASGTLGHLLTGSADAVSIPGTTSTMNLVRSLARSIEERGGVVSEHPGSVNGPSATESTNISPPILPPMHWPLEGRISSGFGWRPDPFTGEQTWHAGVDMVAPEGTPIGAAWDGRVVFVGQRGGYGNMVVLEHAGGWRSYYAHNNKNTVKVGDKVEAGQKIATVGSTGRSTGPHLHFEIRQGTTAWNPKQIRDRLEAGLSIGKQVSA